From the Theileria parva strain Muguga chromosome 3 map unlocalized ctg_531, whole genome shotgun sequence genome, one window contains:
- a CDS encoding p150 antigen (Tp20), giving the protein MASKLVGLIIFAVFLNATSAIKNITLNIGRYKPDQDPTKPAPNPYKIFEFSPKAGKKLSRAVLGPILIYEDLTLKWRIVSLHLETLNLVPQIAKLILTDGANQEILYYKWEKHGFVKETYENHASYKFILTNNALVASTPYLDVSRQINFMVFDTSIGIFNEVPITTVKPKDGYTMHHIISGNDSLIKSEEPVLSISGYRMGDQFKTIEGKFESPKPTVYWVLEEKTWIQCDHQKFLEKSKKYHEDYLKTQLVPTTTPTPVIHGPLPTPPSIPEGPDLSYTLLHPKITPPDPTLLDQIVVTTPMERPSTPLAFVPRTPPFPNSVVIDLNKIGTSFTVDSANKNDYQVLTVHPNEGISVFEVVETGYTLWHNRREARLVKIELFLRSKLIVLVTIFINRAGLRRLYFARNFGRLYACSQQDFKQLFEDWKTGPNFDNSISFSTHLSNNSQLFNKFDMLHDGVYYSSPVPLQGYGFVRLNHGIHEVFQEPGETWTHVTMHSFNSTNVLVTIGVFKDGQQTEKYFDSKGVLVPLDYQGFSNQFFQFQSEIHLQANVMFDLRKEIKHSYIRQNGDEVNIIPLSGYHVRYVNYGKVIMWSSFTDRCTSIQFHFDNYLKSIVLVKLIINTNNLTIFQFFRVVGNSVFRVGTEAEFSFLVQRHLHNHKNDNHRALTEAAQSHDPNTNYNPQVLDLSTYSQNLTQYSRFDEYIFRTIFIPNNGSRFHEIKFGNQTLWTSSLANGVCLKVAAYYHEGVLKLVKIFSYLNGTEHIDYILYNDGLVEIIGEEIFQAVIISLKSAFDSTIIAVDPNVVILDLTNAGNYNPVADRTHRLVTISYNNKNAHFNILTFGPEIMWVAADFELASHVRVYYYEHRPILAELKLSQPKSVTKHLSHFNRSWHILNSNGFESLINRVRGYEYLRQRFTLPSLGESTEFDDNIVIIDNLIVRSFFSKLKLMASLFYFRSRVYCPSLYSYIHSMYVCYHDSLPKLLAFKEVSIYGYTFSHFLVFRNGWRPVPYSKYLQFFQYYRHTIPKNSVKPSSFDYDISSGDPRVHVTKMDETVTCYKHQLSDTQQSLSSVSSQGTVIWTAPKHINLRSFFIYMHDDIPLLARLEEEDYSHEKEDIFMRLEGDQWKEIDFHVFTAEYAELAQQALITAAPLPPETGAPTPMEVSHTTDQQAMDTSEILEFIDQSALLETMPEATMDTSQPTSSPTTAPSSHLADTISTAPVESTSEQPTGQPSGQPTGQPSGQPTGQPTGQPTDKPIGQPTDKPIEQTTDKPIEQPAKKSKLEPTPTPTPKPTASEQPSAPGEPTPDAPETTQVPAHLILDLSGPFDSVRFTSGTGVHNNYAKFHDVECKANNPVVYIKAGDKTVWYCGHPLGSCIRVRSFLKDEAPFLVQILVKTNTKGKKLQFAVRGEDGNWGPCNEDVFNSTLNDIVKHHKSLTKAKSKTKSKSSGT; this is encoded by the coding sequence ATGGCTTCGAAACTTGTTGGCCTGATCATCTTTGCCGTTTTTTTAAACGCGACCTCCGCAATCAAAAATATTACCTTAAATATAGGTAGATACAAGCCAGATCAAGATCCTACCAAACCCGCTCCAAATCCTTACAAAATATTCGAATTCAGTCCTAAGGCAGGCAAAAAACTATCCAGAGCTGTTCTTGGAccaatattaatttatgaaGATCTTACACTAAAATGGCGCATTGTATCTTTACATCTTGAAACTTTAAACTTAGTTCCTCAGATAGCTAAACTTATCCTAACAGATGGAGCAAATCAAGagattttatattacaaatggGAAAAACACGGTTTTGTCAAAGAAACATATGAAAATCATGCTTCttataaattcattttaactaataacGCACTTGTAGCTTCGACGCCATATCTGGATGTAAGCAGACAAATAAACTTTATGGTTTTTGATACATCTATCGGAATTTTCAATGAAGTTCCTATAACAACAGTCAAACCTAAAGATGGCTATACTATGCATCATATTATTTCCGGAAACGATTCTTTAATAAAATCTGAAGAGCCCGTCCTATCTATTAGCGGTTATAGAATGGGTGAtcaatttaaaacaatagAAGGAAAATTTGAGTCTCCCAAACCAACAGTATATTGGGTTTTAGAAGAAAAAACATGGATACAATGTGATCAtcaaaaatttttagaaaaaagtaaaaaataccatGAAGACTATCTTAAAACACAGCTTGTTCCAACAACCACTCCAACTCCTGTTATTCATGGTCCTTTACCTACTCCTCCTTCTATTCCGGAGGGCCCCGATCTTTCCTATACTTTATTACATCCGAAGATAACACCACCAGATCCAACTTTACTGGATCAAATTGTCGTAACTACTCCAATGGAAAGACCCTCAACCCCTTTGGCTTTTGTTCCTCGTACTCCACCATTTCCAAATTCGGTGGTgattgatttaaataaaatcgGTACATCATTCACTGTAGACTCTGCAAACAAGAATGACTATCAGGTTCTTACAGTTCACCCTAATGAAGGAATTTCAGTTTTTGAGGTTGTGGAAACAGGATACACACTTTGGCATAATAGAAGAGAGGCTAGGTTGGTTAAGATAGAATTGTTCTTAAGAAGCAAATTGATTGTATTGGTGACCATATTCATCAACAGAGCTGGTCTTAGGAGACTTTATTTCGCCAGAAATTTTGGACGACTTTATGCTTGCTCCCAACAGGACTTTAAACAACTATTTGAAGATTGGAAGACTGGACctaattttgataatagTATTTCATTTTCTACTCACTTGTCTAATAACTCGCAACTCTTTAACAAGTTTGACATGCTTCATGATGGAGTATACTATTCTTCTCCTGTTCCCTTACAAGGTTACGGTTTTGTTAGATTAAATCACGGCATTCATGAAGTTTTTCAGGAGCCAGGTGAAACATGGACCCATGTTACTATGCACTCATTTAATTCAACAAACGTTTTGGTGACTATAGGTGTATTTAAAGATGGCCAACAAACTGAAAAATATTTCGATTCTAAAGGAGTTTTGGTTCCATTGGATTACCAAGGCTTCAGCAACCAGTTCTTTCAGTTTCAATCTGAGATTCATCTCCAAGCTAACGTTATGTTTGATTTAAGAAAAGAAATAAAGCACTCATATATTCGTCAAAACGGAGATGAGGTTAATATTATTCCTTTAAGTGGTTATCATGTCAgatatgtaaattatggaAAAGTTATTATGTGGTCGTCATTTACAGATAGATGCACATCAATTCAATTTCATTTTGACAATTATCTAAAGAGCATTGTGctggtaaaattaatcattaatactaataactTAACCATCTTCCAATTTTTCAGGGTTGTTGGAAATAGCGTTTTCAGAGTAGGGACTGAAGCAGAATTTTCTTTCTTGGTTCAAAGACATTTACATAAtcataaaaatgataatcACAGAGCCTTGACAGAAGCCGCTCAATCGCACGATCCTAATACCAATTACAATCCACAAGTCCTTGATCTATCTACTTATAGTCAGAATTTAACTCAATATTCCAGATTTGATGAATATATTTTCAGGACAATTTTCATTCCGAATAATGGTTCTAGATTTCATGAGATTAAATTTGGGAATCAAACTTTATGGACTTCAAGTTTAGCAAATGGAGTCTGTCTTAAGGTTGCTGCATACTACCATGAAGGTGTTTTGAAGTTGGtcaaaattttttcatatttaaatGGAACTGAGCATATTGACTATATTCTTTACAATGACGGGCTTGTTGAAATAATAGGTGAGGAAATTTTCCAGGCTGTCATAATTAGCCTAAAATCTGCCTTTGACTCCACTATTATCGCAGTGGACCCCAATGTAGTTATTTTGGACTTGACAAATGCCGGAAATTATAATCCAGTAGCTGATAGAACTCACAGGCTAGTCACTATTAGCTACAACAATAAAAACgcacattttaatattctcACTTTCGGCCCTGAGATTATGTGGGTTGCCGCAGATTTCGAGCTTGCTTCTCATGTCAGGGTCTATTATTATGAACATCGACCAATTTTAGCTGAATTGAAATTATCACAGCCAAAAAGTGTCACGAAACACctttcacattttaatcGTTCATGGCACATCTTGAATTCTAACGGTTTTGAGAGTTTAATTAATCGTGTACGAGGTTATGAGTATCTTAGGCAAAGGTTTACACTTCCCAGTTTAGGCGAAAGCACCGAATTTGATgataatatagtaataattgacaatttaattgttagatcgtttttttcaaaattgaAGTTAATGGCATCTCTTTTCTACTTTAGGTCTAGGGTTTATTGTCCAAGtttatattcatatatACACAGCATGTACGTGTGTTATCACGATTCTCTTCCAAAGCTTCTAGCTTTTAAAGAGGTTTCTATTTATGGTTATACATTTAGCCACTTTTTAGTATTCAGAAATGGCTGGAGACCCGTTCCTTATTCTAAATACTTACAGTTTTTCCAGTATTATAGACATACGATTCCTAAGAATTCTGTCAAGCCTAGCTCATTTGACTACGATATATCATCGGGAGATCCTAGGGTGCATGTTACCAAAATGGATGAAACTGTTACTTGCTACAAACATCAGCTTTCTGATACTCAACAATCTCTGAGTTCTGTTAGTTCCCAAGGGACAGTTATTTGGACTGCTCCTAAACACATAAATCTCCGAAGTTTCTTTATTTACATGCATGATGATATTCCTTTACTTGCTCGACTTGAAGAAGAAGATTACAGTCACGAAAAGGAGGATATTTTCATGAGACTAGAGGGAGATCAATGGAAGGAGATTGATTTTCATGTATTTACCGCAGAATATGCTGAGCTTGCACAACAAGCTTTAATTACAGCGGCACCATTACCACCAGAAACTGGCGCACCAACACCAATGGAAGTTTCACATACAACAGATCAACAGGCAATGGATACTTCagaaattttagaattCATAGACCAATCGGCACTTTTAGAAACAATGCCAGAGGCGACAATGGATACTTCCCAACCAACTTCATCTCCGACCACTGCGCCTTCTTCTCATTTGGCAGATACTATTTCTACTGCTCCTGTGGAATCTACTTCTGAACAACCCACTGGACAACCTTCTGGACAACCCACTGGACAACCTTCTGGGCAACCTACTGGGCAACCCACTGGACAACCCACTGATAAGCCTATAGGACAACCTACTGATAAGCCTATAGAACAAACTACTGATAAGCCTATAGAACAACCCGCAAAAAAATCTAAATTAGAACCCACACCAACACCCACACCCAAACCCACAGCATCTGAACAACCTTCAGCACCTGGAGAACCTACCCCTGATGCTCCTGAAACAACTCAGGTTCCTGCACATTTAATCCTTGATTTATCAGGACCTTTCGATAGTGTTAGATTTACTTCTGGAACGGGGGTTCACAATAATTACGCAAAATTTCATGACGTTGAATGCAAAGCAAATAATCCAGTGGTTTATATAAAGGCTGGAGACAAAACTGTTTGGTATTGTGGTCATCCATTAGGATCTTGTATTAGGGTCAGATCATTTTTGAAGGATGAGGCTCCTTTTCTTGTTCAGATTTTGGTAAAGACAAACACGAAAGGAAAGAAGCTTCAATTTGCAGTTCGCGGTGAAGATGGTAATTGGGGCCCATGTAATGAGGATGTTTTTAATTCAACTTTGAATGACATTGTTAAACATCATAAATCTCTAACCAAAGCTAAATCTAAGACTAAATCAAAATCTTCAGGAACTTAA
- a CDS encoding putative integral membrane protein, which yields MAIGHGSDCKIWSWILFISYFLSSFYVYSLSNNYLFVGKLSLFFVVLVSLSSHGLLMSSVKLMFARDFIFLDHKPQSRFYAFSTGCFTSGILVNILIKLSTGKIFSYSDSQNTLKMYNRLFISFTLIALICSFLTSTLKSIEMKDEDLISSGPPPLTKPTFVGNTWIFSIACFCWSMCPMLNNLTLPVMHSVKREVSFRLEYYQFLVSVIVSALFYLFDSFDVLSFKKRGYTYNSLYRSICTMMKYRPEVPLSPKVKKHQDVREDVNALSKSLSVRLFRDVQAWQSLPYGYWCEWEEYDNFDINRLLNALTIYCTITDIRDEEPFNPDEYFKLGCTRLTHPKEHYKTIKKNKYILLWLICSLVNYLNVLSSKLDDIFKSCTSPSVCCLSVIIFVCCCCKPKCTLNILACSGTCCCSKEICDEIKNYMKNAITATVEDCNALLYDINTCPLLLDSLDDVDYDQMLDSLSILEEFLMRFIICMIYGRLIDEYLILHKYMKCICDRLRIVCSKFREGCNCEHKREPEKPDDKPIKCSCTMYCKMIRCISTLHLKQKKVSDIFRGNNLENIIDVMPPMSISRAIILLASFFGEFMCSDFLQEKATCKCTEDLKNCCCIGQSTCFCCRYNSRVDDILTLIELAIQTPTDSDSILANVISVLASFSSFKYPSMFHDGIYYIEGIPPSVDSGTQPSEANVLTVFAGIYSQFSNLMNSLLPPGHIRSSSCSFCLNEAGLCQCLRNLLSDMREVCCMIDKITNEIGTSNVSVCFIVDYNKLDCYYKRLNCSAQKLKNCSESVSKCCGTGVGTNGCTNGEKLGEFIKCLCDSVSTTADLVTELNEQSKKSIKALSESLKPQLNELNSKNINMYKSIRGTRMGMLIKPSKSLSKMITYYKKTIIGRVSDYKRWEFYLFFLSTFVCLFLIYLSRLMPYLRNIPNKTKFMYIIIIYSFVTSYFFNSSFGFLSTFDSDSAFYISLAIVLGIILSIVYSWLTQWFNYRMFLYEQFVDLYSRFRLLFPGSKYLNSPTLFWWIEGFVSFIKMDMLSMYNMFTISKEKDIYHPFNFGFTSKLNIEYNLVESNSHIYTEEQCLENIKSSVFDKKVLELQALLDYRSFYHLHHTDYSFMVITSQNKVNYPIDLLYHAWCLGSRVSEFTDRLHRLRECAIKAIEKEVQLQAQTNAYDLGSINKLKYFFEFQNKCLLEAPKLSLIDSSNRTHKHFLTVQARKLVKLYQKSYSDKWKVYFQTLYSKEFVDPEASTSTQKPRSKRDGRKISLPDIFQKMPMEVFLKSYHDWRSKKLRNCDTVFGHNDLCKVIVTKTCEEFEKVAFAHNEVPEVMNEFVKFALTSFTVKDTPANFEIIKLLSKQSKFTESKDVRSILDKISELIRSHTFGVRSSVIKDLLSICKNIDMEKTMIYNVFNYDRFLIGEWIRWQGLHISGDLVNMLRVINVLND from the coding sequence ATGGCTATTGGACACGGATCTGATTGCAAGATTTGGAGTTGGATATTGTTCATTTCTTACTTTCTTTCTTcattttatgtatattcTCTTTCaaacaattatttgttCGTGGGCAAACTTTCTTTATTTTTCGTAGTTTTAGTTTCCTTATCATCACACGGTCTGCTTATGTCATCAGTGAAGTTAATGTTTGCGAGGGATTTTATATTTCTTGATCATAAACCACAATCTCGATTCTATGCATTTTCAACGGGCTGTTTCACTTCAGGGATACTagtgaatattttaataaaactgAGCACTGGGAAgattttttcatattccGATAGCCAAAATACCCTAAAAATGTACAATAGACTCTTTATATCATTCACCTTGATAGCATTAATTTGTTCGTTCCTCACATCTACGCTTAAATCCATAGAAATGAAGGATGAAGATCTCATTAGCAGTGGCCCTCCACCGCTTACTAAACCAACATTTGTTGGAAACACCTGGATTTTTTCAATTGCCTGTTTTTGTTGGTCCATGTGCCCGatgttaaataatctaACCTTACCAGTTATGCATTCAGTTAAGCGAGAAGTTTCTTTCAGGCTGGagtattatcaatttttgGTTTCAGTTATAGTCTCTGCTTTATTTTACCTGTTTGACAGTTTCGATGTTCTGTCATTTAAGAAAAGAGGATACACGTACAATTCACTGTATAGGTCGATTTGTACCATGATGAAGTATAGACCGGAAGTTCCCCTAAGCCCCAAAGTAAAAAAACACCAAGACGTTCGAGAAGATGTGAATGCTTTATCCAAATCGTTGAGTGTTAGACTCTTTAGGGATGTCCAGGCTTGGCAGTCACTTCCATATGGATATTGGTGTGAATGGGAGGAATACGACAATTTTGATATTAATCGCCTTCTGAATGCATTGACAATTTATTGCACTATCACAGATATTAGAGATGAGGAGCCCTTTAACCCGGATGAGTACTTTAAGCTTGGCTGTACCCGCCTTACTCACCCAAAAGAACATTAcaaaacaattaaaaaaaacaagtacattttattatggCTAATTTGTTCACTTGTTAACTatttaaatgtattaaGTTCCAAGTTGGatgatatttttaaatccTGTACTTCTCCATCTGTATGCTGTTTATCAGTAATCATTTTCGTATGTTGTTGCTGTAAACCAAAATGTACTTTAAATATTCTTGCCTGTAGCGGAACTTGCTGTTGCAGTAAAGAAATTTGcgatgaaattaaaaattacatgAAGAATGCGATTACAGCAACTGTTGAGGACTGTAATGCACTACTTTACGACATCAACACCTGTCCTTTATTATTAGATAGCTTGGACGACGTAGATTATGACCAGATGCTAGATTCTCTTTCTATATTAGAGGAATTCCTAATgagatttattatttgtatgATTTATGGCAGACTTATTGACGAGTATTTGATACTTCACAAATATATGAAGTGCATTTGTGATAGACTAAGAATTGTTTGCAGTAAATTCAGGGAAGGCTGTAACTGTGAACACAAACGAGAACCAGAAAAACCTGATGATAAACCTATTAAATGTAGTTGTACTATGTACTGCAAGATGATCAGATGTATTAGTACCTTACATTTAAAGCAGAAGAAAGTTTCTGATATATTCAGAGGCAATAACCTCGAGAATATTATTGACGTAATGCCTCCAATGTCGATTTCTAGAGCAATTATACTCCTGGCTTCATTTTTTGGAGAGTTCATGTGTTCGGATTTTCTACAAGAAAAGGCAACCTGTAAGTGTACAGaagatttgaaaaattgttGTTGCATAGGACAGTCGACGTGTTTTTGTTGCAGATATAACTCGAGAGTTGATGATATATTGACTCTCATTGAATTGGCCATTCAAACTCCGACAGATTCTGATTCTATATTGGCAAATGTGATATCAGTTCTAGCTAGTTTTTCATCATTCAAATATCCATCAATGTTTCACGATGGcatatattatattgaGGGAATACCCCCGTCTGTTGACTCTGGTACTCAACCTTCCGAGGCTAACGTCTTAACAGTGTTTGCAGGAATATATTCACAATTTTCCAATCTAATGAATAGCTTGTTACCACCAGGCCATATAAGATCGAGTTCTTGTTCCTTTTGTTTAAACGAGGCTGGATTATGCCAATGTTTGAGGAATTTACTATCCGATATGAGAGAAGTTTGTTGTATgattgataaaataactaatgaGATTGGTACATCGAATGTTTCTGTTTGTTTCATTGTTGActataataaattagacTGTTACTACAAAAGGTTAAATTGCTCAGctcaaaaattaaaaaattgttcTGAATCTGTCAGTAAATGCTGTGGAACTGGTGTTGGCACAAACGGTTGTACTAATGGAGAAAAGCTTGgtgaatttattaaatgttTATGTGATTCTGTATCTACTACTGCTGATCTCGTTACTGAATTGAACGAACAATCTAAAAAAAGTATTAAAGCACTTAGCGAATCTTTGAAACCCCAATTGAATGAATTGAATTCaaagaatattaatatgTACAAGTCAATTAGAGGAACAAGAATGGGCATGCTGATTAAGCCAAGTAAATCCCTTTCTAAGATGATCACATATTACAAAAAGACAATTATAGGAAGAGTGTCAGATTACAAGAGGTGGGAGTTCTACCTATTTTTCCTGTCAACATTcgtttgtttatttttaatttatctttcAAGGCTGATGCCGTATTTGAGGAATATTCCCAACAAGACtaaatttatgtatataattataatttattccttTGTCACATCATACTTCTTTAACTCCTCGTTTGGATTCCTATCAACCTTCGACAGCGACAGTGCTTTTTATATATCGCTGGCCATTGTGCTTGGAATTATCCTGTCGATTGTATATTCATGGTTGACACAATGGTTTAATTATCGAATGTTTCTGTACGAGCAGTTTGTGGATTTGTACTCGAGGTTCAGATTACTGTTTCCAGGCTCCAAGTACCTTAATTCGCCGACACTATTCTGGTGGATTGAGGGGTTCGTGTCCTTCATAAAGATGGATATGCTTTCAATGTATAATATGTTCACAATATCAAAGGAGAAGGACATATACCACCCGTTTAACTTCGGTTTTACGTCAAAACTAAATATAGAATACAACTTGGTCGAGTCGAattcacacatttacacagaGGAGCAGTGCTTGGAAAATATCAAGTCCTCAGTTTTTGACAAAAAGGTTCTTGAGCTTCAAGCTCTCTTAGATTACAGATCCTTTTACCATCTCCACCACACAGACTACTCATTTATGGTGATAACTTCCCagaataaagttaattacCCAATTGACTTACTTTACCATGCCTGGTGTCTGGGTTCCAGGGTGTCTGAGTTCACTGACAGGTTACATCGCCTGAGAGAATGTGCAATTAAGGCGATTGAAAAGGAGGTTCAACTCCAGGCCCAGACAAATGCTTATGACCTGGGCTCCATAAACAAGTTGAAGTACTTCTTTGAATTCCAAAATAAATGCTTGCTAGAAGCCCCAAAACTGTCACTAATTGATTCAAGTAATAGAACACACAAGCATTTCCTTACAGTACAAGCTAGAAAGTTAGTTAAATTGTACCAAAAGTCATATTCTGATAAGTGGAAGGTGTACTTCCAAACACTATACTCAAAAGAGTTCGTAGATCCTGAGGCTTCAACCAGTACCCAAAAGCCTAGAAGTAAGAGGGATGGGAGAAAGATTTCGCTTCCTGATATATTTCAAAAAATGCCAATGGAGGTATTTTTGAAGTCATATCATGATTGGAGATCCAAGAAGCTGAGAAACTGCGATACTGTTTTTGGCCACAACGACCTTTGCAAAGTTATAGTGACTAAAACATGTGAGGAGTTTGAAAAAGTAGCTTTTGCGCACAACGAAGTCCCAGAGGTCATGAATGAGTTCGTAAAGTTTGCTTTAACTTCGTTTACAGTGAAAGATACACCTGCAAActttgaaataattaaacttTTGTCAAAACAGAGCAAGTTTACAGAAAGTAAGGATGTGAGATCAATACTGGATAAGATATCAGAATTAATCAGATCTCACACTTTCGGTGTTAGATCTTCAGTTATAAAAGATCTTCTAAGCATTTGTAAGAACATTGACATGGAAAAGACCATGATATATAATGTTTTCAACTATGACAGGTTCCTAATAGGAGAGTGGATCCGTTGGCAAGGACTTCACATATCTGGTGATTTGGTAAATATGCTAAGAgttattaatgttttaaatgattaa